One segment of Pontibacter akesuensis DNA contains the following:
- a CDS encoding F0F1 ATP synthase subunit B, with protein sequence MELVTPGIGLIFWQVVTFLIVLFLLSKFAWKPIMQALNERENSIEEALRSAEKAKLEMQSLKADNEKLLAEARLERDKILTEANEAGNNMIEAARQKANEEGARMIVQAREAIENEKQAAITEVKNMAASLSLEIAEQILRRELSDKNAQQALAQDYIREVTLN encoded by the coding sequence ATGGAATTAGTAACCCCGGGTATAGGTCTGATTTTCTGGCAGGTAGTAACGTTCTTGATCGTGCTGTTCCTGCTTTCGAAGTTTGCTTGGAAGCCGATCATGCAGGCGCTTAACGAGCGTGAAAACTCTATCGAGGAGGCGCTCCGTTCTGCTGAGAAAGCGAAACTGGAGATGCAGTCGCTGAAAGCCGACAACGAGAAGCTTTTGGCTGAGGCTCGTCTGGAGCGCGACAAGATCCTGACAGAGGCCAATGAGGCTGGCAACAACATGATTGAGGCGGCAAGACAGAAGGCGAACGAAGAAGGTGCCCGCATGATTGTACAGGCGCGTGAGGCGATTGAAAACGAAAAGCAGGCCGCTATCACGGAAGTGAAGAACATGGCAGCTTCGTTGTCGCTTGAGATTGCCGAGCAGATCCTGCGACGTGAGCTGAGCGACAAGAACGCACAGCAGGCACTGGCACAGGATTACATTCGTGAAGTAACGCTTAACTAA
- the porW gene encoding type IX secretion system periplasmic lipoprotein PorW/SprE: MLKTLHPFALNKKPLHILFILVGLTLAACSAERNNPLSKTYHNTTARYNGYFLAKEKMRLLEEKQEEQMVYDYSQVLPIYPILDSTTANAAAADLEDIKKKASFPIQYHQNSKWVDNSYNLIGKASFYELKFEEAVRTFKYVNANSKDADDKHEALVWLMRSFMQLDEMENAKQVSEYLRKERLNRDNARELYLARAHYYTLEGDTAQVIENLALSIPNFEDKDAQSKVRYTLAQLYQLTNQDKEASKQYAKILRRNPPYDLGFFSRLNLGQVSELADKDDRERIEGYYRKLLKDDKNKEYRNKIYYEMAQFELRQQHYDKALEYLNQSLRTPGSLPNQSAYSYVSAGEIYFDNLQKYNLAAAYYDSAVQVYPKTAAMYEAVAERRDILADFARQYTTIQTQDSLQRLAKMPEAERMAFLQQLVQLEEEARLAEQERQQQLVQEERKQAPRQNRNSNSNDLLANNGTGGVWYFDNPTAMATARAEFTRRWGDRPNQDFWRIRTRGENQNQTNVVAATTPAAEPAAAAAPEQTPEERLQAQVDLYLQDIPLTTVAFLRSEKLEEDALFRLGGIYAQSLKAPNDAISTYEQLLERFPLTEHAPETYYSLYLLYGRTGNTEQQQVYFNKIKDKFPGTVYARLIEDSDFMKKNASTNLLVHALYDSAYTHYDAREYRQTLSLLNRITSQYPLNDIQDKVAFLDAMVAANTEKPTVLFDKLTRFKNQHKGSPLVKQADQLLITYQELERRNQLRTDAPETPAPAPKKTDKRTPEEKVSTKIATAKTAAPTATVPAADTKAKVPATPAAKPAVAAAEQGQQQQLPAVPTASTPADSATVPAVVAAAVPAVDPMAYEAGADSAYFFVLIYPTEAKAFEDIQQKYAKYNNTYYKKQNLAVDSVAYGNGKTMLVMRAFEDPALATSYNIKQKGPQAPVGRIRGVDFTTFVISSANYQKFLQKKDLEAYLTFFKNNY, encoded by the coding sequence GTGCTAAAAACCCTGCACCCTTTTGCCTTGAACAAGAAGCCGCTTCACATACTCTTTATACTTGTCGGGCTGACGCTGGCGGCATGCTCCGCTGAGCGCAACAACCCGCTGAGCAAAACCTACCACAATACCACAGCCCGCTACAACGGCTACTTCCTGGCCAAGGAGAAAATGCGCCTGCTGGAGGAGAAACAGGAAGAGCAGATGGTGTACGACTACAGCCAGGTGCTGCCCATCTACCCCATCCTCGACTCAACCACCGCAAACGCCGCTGCCGCCGACCTGGAGGACATCAAGAAAAAGGCCTCTTTTCCGATTCAGTACCACCAGAACAGCAAGTGGGTAGACAACAGCTATAACCTGATAGGCAAAGCCAGCTTTTATGAGTTGAAGTTTGAGGAGGCCGTGCGCACTTTTAAATATGTAAACGCCAACAGCAAAGATGCCGACGATAAGCATGAGGCGCTGGTGTGGCTGATGCGCTCGTTTATGCAGCTGGATGAGATGGAGAACGCCAAGCAGGTATCGGAGTACCTGCGCAAAGAGCGCCTGAACCGCGACAATGCCCGGGAGCTATACCTGGCCCGTGCTCATTATTATACGCTGGAGGGCGATACGGCCCAGGTGATCGAGAACCTGGCGCTTTCCATCCCTAACTTCGAGGATAAGGATGCACAGTCGAAGGTGCGGTACACGCTGGCACAGCTTTACCAGCTCACCAACCAGGACAAAGAGGCAAGCAAGCAGTACGCGAAGATCCTGCGCCGCAACCCACCCTACGACCTCGGCTTCTTCAGCCGCCTGAACCTGGGCCAGGTATCGGAGCTGGCGGACAAGGACGACCGGGAGCGCATTGAGGGATACTACCGAAAACTCCTGAAAGACGACAAGAACAAAGAGTACCGCAACAAGATATACTATGAGATGGCGCAGTTCGAGCTTCGCCAGCAGCACTACGACAAGGCACTTGAATACCTGAACCAGTCGCTGCGCACGCCGGGTTCGCTGCCCAACCAGAGCGCCTACAGCTATGTTTCGGCCGGAGAGATATACTTCGACAACCTGCAGAAGTATAACCTGGCCGCCGCCTACTACGATAGCGCCGTGCAGGTATACCCTAAAACAGCCGCTATGTACGAAGCCGTGGCTGAGCGCCGCGATATCCTCGCTGATTTTGCCCGGCAGTACACCACCATCCAAACCCAGGACAGTCTGCAGCGCCTGGCTAAGATGCCCGAGGCCGAGCGCATGGCCTTTCTGCAGCAGTTGGTGCAGTTAGAGGAGGAGGCGCGGCTGGCCGAGCAGGAAAGGCAGCAGCAGCTGGTGCAGGAGGAGCGAAAGCAAGCCCCGCGGCAAAACCGGAACAGCAACAGCAACGACTTACTGGCCAATAACGGCACCGGTGGCGTCTGGTACTTCGACAACCCCACTGCCATGGCCACTGCCCGCGCCGAATTTACCCGCCGCTGGGGCGATAGGCCGAACCAGGACTTTTGGCGCATCCGCACGCGCGGCGAAAACCAGAACCAGACCAACGTAGTTGCTGCCACTACCCCTGCTGCTGAGCCTGCCGCCGCTGCCGCACCCGAGCAAACGCCGGAGGAGCGCCTGCAGGCGCAGGTAGATTTATACTTGCAGGACATCCCGCTGACTACCGTAGCCTTTCTACGTTCTGAAAAGCTGGAGGAGGACGCCTTGTTCCGCCTGGGGGGTATCTATGCCCAAAGCCTGAAAGCGCCCAACGATGCCATCAGCACGTATGAGCAGCTTCTGGAGCGCTTCCCCCTGACAGAGCATGCCCCCGAAACGTACTACAGTTTATACTTGCTCTATGGCCGCACCGGCAATACCGAGCAGCAGCAGGTATACTTCAACAAGATTAAAGACAAATTCCCTGGCACGGTGTATGCCCGTTTGATCGAGGATTCTGATTTCATGAAGAAGAATGCCTCCACTAATCTGCTGGTGCACGCACTTTATGATTCGGCTTATACCCATTACGACGCCCGGGAGTACAGGCAGACGCTTTCGCTGCTTAACCGCATCACCAGCCAATACCCGCTAAACGACATTCAGGACAAGGTAGCGTTTCTGGATGCGATGGTGGCGGCCAATACCGAGAAGCCAACGGTGCTGTTTGATAAGCTGACCCGCTTCAAGAACCAGCATAAAGGGAGCCCGCTCGTGAAACAGGCTGACCAACTGCTCATCACTTACCAGGAACTGGAAAGGCGGAACCAGCTCCGGACGGATGCACCTGAAACACCAGCCCCTGCACCTAAAAAAACGGACAAACGCACGCCGGAGGAAAAAGTCAGCACAAAAATTGCAACAGCTAAAACGGCAGCGCCTACAGCCACGGTGCCTGCCGCTGATACAAAGGCCAAGGTGCCCGCTACGCCAGCGGCAAAGCCAGCAGTTGCAGCGGCAGAACAAGGCCAGCAGCAGCAGTTACCTGCGGTTCCTACGGCTTCAACTCCTGCTGACTCGGCTACTGTGCCTGCTGTGGTTGCGGCTGCAGTTCCTGCTGTAGACCCTATGGCGTATGAGGCAGGGGCGGACTCTGCGTATTTCTTTGTTTTGATTTACCCGACGGAGGCCAAGGCTTTCGAGGATATTCAGCAGAAGTATGCCAAGTATAACAACACTTATTACAAGAAACAGAACCTGGCTGTGGACTCAGTTGCCTACGGGAATGGCAAAACAATGCTGGTGATGCGTGCCTTTGAGGACCCTGCGCTGGCAACATCCTATAACATTAAACAAAAGGGGCCACAGGCACCGGTGGGTAGAATCAGAGGCGTAGATTTCACTACCTTTGTGATCTCATCTGCGAACTACCAGAAGTTCTTGCAGAAGAAAGACCTGGAAGCTTACCTCACCTTCTTTAAAAACAATTATTAA
- the atpG gene encoding ATP synthase F1 subunit gamma codes for MASLKEVRNRIVSVSSTQQITKAMKMVSAAKLRRSQDAIMRMRPYAQRLSGILTNLSSMTEGAVDNQYAQKRDVNSVLIIAVTSDRGLAGAFNSNIVKGVMSLIQSKYSAQFDAGRVTILTIGRKGNDAFKKRGMNVISDYANLFGTLTFDEVRTAAERAMAGFVNREFDQVDLVYNEFKNVATQIVRQEQFLPIEEKPAEEVDASAMLVDYTFEPSKEEIILELIPKSLKIQVYKAVLESNASEHGARMTAMDKATENAGELIKELKLTYNRTRQAAITKEILEIVGGAEALAAK; via the coding sequence ATGGCAAGTTTAAAAGAGGTAAGAAACCGCATTGTATCGGTGTCGTCGACACAGCAGATCACCAAAGCCATGAAAATGGTGTCGGCTGCTAAGTTAAGACGCTCCCAGGATGCTATTATGCGCATGCGCCCTTACGCACAGCGCTTGAGCGGTATCCTGACAAACCTGTCTTCGATGACGGAGGGTGCTGTGGACAACCAGTATGCCCAGAAGCGTGACGTGAACAGCGTGCTGATCATTGCCGTAACCTCTGACCGTGGATTGGCTGGCGCCTTTAACTCGAACATCGTGAAAGGTGTGATGTCACTTATTCAGAGCAAGTACAGCGCCCAGTTTGATGCCGGTAGAGTAACCATACTGACCATTGGCCGCAAGGGGAATGACGCTTTCAAGAAGAGAGGCATGAATGTGATCAGCGATTACGCTAACCTGTTCGGCACACTTACTTTTGATGAAGTGCGTACCGCTGCAGAGCGCGCCATGGCTGGTTTCGTAAACCGTGAGTTTGACCAGGTAGACCTGGTTTATAACGAGTTCAAAAACGTGGCAACTCAGATTGTGCGCCAGGAGCAGTTCCTGCCAATTGAGGAGAAGCCGGCTGAGGAAGTGGATGCTTCCGCTATGTTGGTTGACTATACGTTTGAGCCTTCTAAAGAAGAAATCATACTGGAGCTGATTCCAAAGTCGCTTAAGATCCAGGTGTACAAGGCGGTGCTGGAGTCGAATGCCTCTGAGCATGGTGCCCGTATGACCGCCATGGACAAGGCAACGGAAAACGCCGGGGAACTGATAAAAGAACTGAAGCTGACTTATAACAGGACGCGCCAGGCGGCCATCACCAAGGAGATCCTCGAGATCGTGGGTGGTGCCGAGGCCTTAGCAGCCAAGTAA
- the atpB gene encoding F0F1 ATP synthase subunit A, protein MKKLFILLFSFLALTANVKAAEEGGEFKPGDMIMHHIADDYTWHFADGAVLYLPVILLDNGNLEVFSSSNFYNENHELVPYNGYAINHGHIIRVNEAGEPLEDHAGLYDFSITKNVASLLLSVVLLMVVFFVIAGRYGSNKGKAPKGIQSFFEPIIIFVRDEIAKANIGPKYERYMPYLLTVFFFIWFNNLLGLMPGGANLTGNIAVTLVLATLTLLITVFSGNKSYWGHIFATPGVPKWLAPIMIPVELIGIFTKPFSLMVRLFANITAGHIIILSLFSLIFIFESVAVGPLSVAFAVFMNFLELFVALLQAYIFTLLSAMYIGGAVEEHDHVGDLGHGDAH, encoded by the coding sequence ATGAAGAAGTTATTTATTTTACTGTTTTCCTTTCTCGCGCTCACTGCAAACGTTAAAGCCGCTGAAGAAGGTGGGGAGTTCAAGCCCGGCGACATGATCATGCATCACATTGCAGATGATTACACCTGGCACTTTGCTGATGGCGCTGTTCTTTACCTGCCGGTTATACTGCTCGATAACGGTAATCTGGAGGTATTCTCTTCAAGTAATTTCTACAACGAGAACCACGAGTTGGTGCCTTATAACGGGTACGCTATCAACCACGGCCACATTATTCGTGTAAACGAGGCGGGTGAGCCGCTCGAGGATCACGCAGGCCTTTACGACTTCTCTATCACTAAAAACGTAGCTTCTTTGCTTCTTAGTGTGGTGTTGCTAATGGTTGTTTTCTTTGTGATTGCCGGCCGTTATGGCAGCAACAAAGGAAAGGCGCCAAAAGGTATTCAGTCTTTCTTTGAGCCGATCATCATCTTTGTGCGTGATGAGATCGCGAAGGCGAACATCGGCCCGAAGTATGAGCGCTACATGCCTTACCTGCTGACGGTGTTCTTCTTTATCTGGTTTAACAACCTGCTGGGCCTGATGCCGGGTGGTGCTAACCTGACTGGTAACATTGCTGTAACGCTTGTTCTGGCCACTCTAACGCTTTTGATAACAGTGTTCAGCGGCAATAAGAGCTACTGGGGTCACATCTTCGCGACACCAGGTGTGCCGAAATGGCTTGCTCCCATCATGATTCCTGTGGAACTGATCGGTATATTCACAAAGCCTTTCTCGCTGATGGTGCGTCTCTTCGCAAACATCACGGCGGGTCACATCATCATTCTTTCCCTGTTCAGCTTGATCTTTATTTTCGAGAGTGTAGCTGTAGGGCCACTTAGCGTAGCCTTTGCCGTGTTCATGAACTTCCTGGAGTTGTTCGTGGCGCTGCTGCAGGCATACATCTTCACGCTGCTTTCTGCCATGTACATTGGCGGCGCGGTAGAAGAGCACGATCATGTTGGCGACTTAGGCCACGGGGACGCGCATTAA
- the pafA gene encoding alkaline phosphatase PafA, whose translation MINIHQLKQSVWIKAAACCLLILSACASATTPTASTGTAAVATASLDPIANRPKLVVGIVVDQMRYDYLYRYWSKYGNEGFKKLLAQGFNFKNTQYSYVPTYTGPGHASIYTGSVPAINGIVGNSWYERDQKATMYCVEDKSVQTVGSTSTAGQMSPENLKTTTITDELKLATNMGAKVVGVALKDRGSILPAGHLANGAYWFDSESGNWITSTFYKEQLPAWVQAFNERKLADKYLSEPWETLLPIAQYTESTADDVSWEGTLSGEEKPVFPHNIPAMRGDDFELLRSIPAGNTFTKDFALAALQAEELGKDEVTDFLTISFSTPDYVGHTFGPNSIEAEDVFLRLDKEMAELISKIENEVGKGEVLFFLTSDHGAAHVPDYLASLKAPSGLAVSKTVRDSTDLFLDELYGKGDWVERYMNQQIYLNRSLIESKKLSLEDVQQRVADYVLRFDGVMRTVTASKIQGGNWGAGMMARVENGYNARRSGDVILLLEPGWFEGYNGRTGTTHGSYSNYDTHVPLVWYGWKVQPGESDAAVAVSDIAATLAAWLYIQEPNGSIGQPLQVYMK comes from the coding sequence ATGATCAACATACATCAACTGAAACAGAGCGTATGGATAAAGGCGGCAGCTTGTTGCCTGCTTATACTTAGTGCCTGTGCCAGTGCCACCACCCCAACTGCTTCGACCGGTACAGCAGCTGTTGCTACAGCAAGCCTGGACCCGATAGCCAACCGCCCAAAGCTGGTGGTAGGGATAGTGGTAGACCAGATGCGGTACGATTACCTGTATCGCTATTGGAGCAAGTATGGCAACGAAGGATTCAAGAAGCTGCTTGCTCAGGGTTTCAATTTTAAGAACACCCAGTACAGCTATGTGCCCACCTATACAGGCCCGGGCCATGCGTCGATCTACACAGGCAGTGTGCCTGCCATAAACGGAATTGTGGGCAACAGCTGGTATGAGCGCGACCAGAAGGCAACGATGTACTGCGTGGAGGACAAATCAGTGCAAACGGTAGGCAGCACTTCCACCGCTGGGCAAATGTCGCCCGAAAATCTGAAGACAACTACAATTACCGACGAACTGAAGCTGGCTACAAACATGGGCGCTAAAGTGGTGGGTGTCGCGCTGAAAGACCGCGGCTCCATACTTCCGGCGGGCCATCTGGCAAACGGTGCGTACTGGTTCGACTCAGAATCGGGAAACTGGATCACGAGCACGTTTTATAAGGAACAATTGCCGGCCTGGGTACAGGCGTTTAACGAGCGAAAACTGGCGGATAAGTACCTGAGCGAGCCTTGGGAAACACTGTTGCCCATCGCGCAGTACACCGAAAGCACCGCTGATGACGTTAGCTGGGAAGGTACACTGTCGGGCGAGGAGAAGCCTGTTTTCCCGCACAATATACCGGCAATGCGCGGAGATGACTTTGAACTGCTTCGCTCAATACCGGCAGGTAACACCTTTACCAAAGATTTTGCCCTTGCTGCTTTGCAAGCGGAGGAACTGGGGAAAGACGAGGTAACGGATTTCCTGACAATTAGCTTTTCGACGCCCGATTACGTAGGCCATACCTTTGGGCCAAACTCTATCGAGGCTGAAGACGTATTCCTGCGTCTGGACAAGGAAATGGCAGAGCTGATCAGCAAGATTGAGAATGAAGTGGGAAAAGGCGAGGTGCTGTTTTTCCTTACCTCTGACCACGGCGCTGCCCACGTGCCGGACTACCTGGCAAGCTTGAAGGCACCATCCGGGTTGGCCGTGTCGAAGACAGTGCGTGACTCAACGGACCTTTTCCTGGACGAGCTGTACGGGAAGGGGGACTGGGTGGAGCGCTACATGAACCAGCAGATTTACCTGAACCGCAGCCTGATCGAGAGCAAGAAGCTTAGCCTGGAAGACGTGCAGCAGCGGGTAGCCGACTACGTACTGCGCTTTGATGGTGTGATGCGCACGGTGACGGCCTCCAAAATTCAGGGCGGCAACTGGGGCGCAGGCATGATGGCTCGTGTGGAGAACGGCTACAACGCCAGGCGCTCCGGCGATGTGATCCTGCTGCTGGAGCCGGGGTGGTTTGAAGGCTACAACGGCCGCACAGGCACCACGCACGGCTCCTACTCGAACTACGACACGCACGTGCCACTGGTATGGTACGGCTGGAAGGTGCAGCCCGGCGAGAGCGATGCCGCTGTGGCCGTGTCAGATATTGCTGCCACACTTGCGGCCTGGCTTTACATACAGGAGCCAAACGGAAGTATAGGGCAACCCTTGCAAGTATATATGAAATAA
- the atpE gene encoding ATP synthase F0 subunit C produces MLLAILLQALTEGAGLAIMGAGIGAGLVALGAGLGIGRIGGSAMESIARQPEAGGKIQTAMIIAAALIEGVALFGVVVCLLISFKG; encoded by the coding sequence ATGTTATTAGCAATTCTGCTTCAAGCTCTAACAGAAGGTGCGGGTTTAGCGATCATGGGTGCCGGTATCGGTGCTGGTCTAGTGGCCCTTGGCGCTGGTTTGGGTATCGGTAGAATCGGTGGCTCTGCCATGGAATCTATCGCTCGTCAGCCTGAGGCTGGTGGTAAAATCCAGACTGCTATGATTATCGCCGCTGCCCTTATCGAAGGTGTTGCACTTTTCGGTGTGGTAGTTTGCTTGCTAATCTCTTTCAAAGGCTAG
- a CDS encoding AtpZ/AtpI family protein, with translation MTTPSSPDKEDKPEKQRQDNIKPYVKYSGMAFQMIGALLLAAWAGQELDEYMGNKQPWFTIVLLLVAVVATMVLTIISITKNK, from the coding sequence ATGACCACACCATCATCGCCCGATAAAGAGGACAAGCCTGAGAAGCAGCGCCAGGATAACATCAAGCCTTATGTGAAATACTCGGGCATGGCGTTTCAGATGATCGGTGCGCTTTTGCTGGCGGCTTGGGCCGGGCAGGAGCTGGACGAGTACATGGGCAACAAGCAGCCCTGGTTTACAATTGTGCTGCTGCTGGTAGCCGTAGTGGCCACCATGGTCCTGACAATTATATCCATTACCAAAAATAAGTAG
- the atpH gene encoding ATP synthase F1 subunit delta — translation MSEIRVASRYAKSLLELAIERDELEQVNADMQLFSQVVSQNRDFQLLLQNPIVKSDKKLAVINAVFKGKVQDLTLKFFNLVAQKNRESALEAVAVAFQDQYREEKGIQTAEVTSAVPLSPALRDELGQRLVAETGKRIELIERVDPSLIGGFVLRVGDKQIDSSVKNTLRKLKNNFKDNPYINKL, via the coding sequence ATGTCAGAAATTAGAGTTGCTTCGAGATACGCGAAATCACTGCTTGAGCTGGCTATCGAAAGAGACGAGTTGGAGCAGGTGAACGCCGATATGCAACTGTTCTCTCAGGTAGTTTCCCAAAACCGCGATTTCCAGCTGCTGCTGCAGAACCCGATTGTAAAGTCAGATAAGAAGCTGGCGGTGATCAATGCCGTTTTTAAAGGCAAAGTACAGGACCTGACGCTGAAGTTTTTCAACCTGGTGGCACAAAAGAACCGGGAGTCAGCCTTGGAGGCCGTTGCGGTGGCTTTTCAGGACCAGTACAGAGAAGAAAAAGGAATACAAACAGCAGAGGTAACATCTGCGGTTCCACTTTCTCCTGCACTGCGCGACGAACTGGGCCAGCGCCTGGTAGCCGAGACGGGCAAGCGTATTGAATTGATTGAGCGTGTAGACCCTTCACTGATCGGTGGCTTTGTGCTGCGTGTTGGTGACAAACAGATTGACAGCTCTGTGAAGAACACACTTCGCAAGCTGAAGAATAATTTTAAAGACAACCCATACATCAATAAACTATAA
- the atpA gene encoding F0F1 ATP synthase subunit alpha: MAEVRPDEVSAILRGQLSNFRTEAELEEVGTVLQVGDGVARIYGLSKAQSGELLEFENGLQALVLNLEEDNVGAVLLGDYSEIKEGATVRRTNRIASVKVGEGIVGRVVNTLGLPIDGKGPITGELYEMPLERKAPGVIYRQPVNEPLQTGIKAIDSMIPVGRGQRELIIGDRQTGKTAVAIDTILNQREFYDRGEPVYCIYVAIGQKASTVAQVVKALQEGGAMEYTTVVAASAADPAPMQFFAPFTGAAIGEFFRDTGRPALIVYDDLSKQAVAYREVSLLLRRPPGREAYPGDVFYLHSRLLERAAKVTTSDEIARNMNDLPDSIRHLVKGGGSLTALPIIETQAGDVSAYIPTNVISITDGQIFLETNLFNSGIRPAINVGISVSRVGGSAQIKSMKKVAGTLKLDQAQFRELEAFAKFGSDLDASTKLTIERGRRNLEILKQAQFSPVAVEEQVAMIYCATNGLLDEVPVSEVRAFEGEYLRALRAQHRDVLDGLRAGKLDDQITGTLRQVAKETSAKYRK; encoded by the coding sequence ATGGCAGAAGTAAGACCTGATGAAGTATCAGCCATATTGAGAGGGCAGCTATCGAACTTCCGTACCGAGGCGGAACTGGAAGAAGTAGGTACTGTACTGCAAGTGGGTGACGGTGTCGCTCGTATATACGGACTATCCAAAGCACAGTCTGGTGAGCTTTTAGAGTTTGAGAACGGCCTGCAAGCGCTTGTTCTGAACCTGGAAGAAGACAACGTAGGTGCCGTATTGCTTGGTGACTACAGCGAAATTAAAGAAGGCGCGACCGTAAGAAGAACAAACCGCATTGCCTCAGTAAAAGTAGGCGAAGGAATTGTTGGCCGCGTTGTAAATACACTGGGCTTGCCAATCGATGGCAAAGGCCCGATTACAGGTGAACTGTACGAAATGCCACTGGAGCGCAAAGCCCCGGGTGTTATCTACCGTCAGCCGGTAAACGAACCATTACAGACAGGTATCAAGGCAATTGACTCGATGATCCCGGTTGGCCGTGGCCAGCGTGAGTTGATCATCGGTGACCGCCAGACAGGTAAGACTGCCGTGGCTATCGATACCATCCTGAACCAGCGCGAATTCTATGACAGAGGCGAGCCTGTTTACTGTATCTACGTGGCCATCGGCCAGAAAGCATCTACAGTAGCCCAGGTAGTGAAAGCCCTGCAGGAAGGTGGCGCCATGGAATATACCACTGTAGTAGCTGCATCTGCCGCTGACCCTGCTCCAATGCAGTTCTTCGCGCCATTTACAGGAGCTGCCATCGGTGAGTTCTTCCGCGACACAGGCCGTCCGGCGCTGATCGTATATGATGATTTGTCTAAGCAGGCAGTTGCTTACCGTGAGGTATCCCTGCTGCTAAGAAGACCACCAGGACGTGAGGCGTATCCTGGAGACGTATTCTACCTGCACTCCCGTTTGCTGGAGCGTGCGGCCAAGGTTACGACCTCTGATGAGATTGCCCGCAACATGAACGACTTGCCAGACTCTATCCGTCATTTGGTAAAAGGCGGTGGCTCGTTAACAGCCCTTCCAATTATCGAGACGCAGGCTGGTGACGTTTCTGCCTATATCCCGACGAACGTGATCTCTATCACAGACGGTCAGATCTTCCTGGAGACGAACCTGTTTAACTCTGGTATCCGTCCGGCCATTAACGTAGGTATCTCGGTATCGCGTGTGGGTGGTTCTGCCCAGATCAAGTCGATGAAGAAAGTAGCTGGTACCCTGAAACTGGACCAGGCACAGTTCCGCGAACTGGAGGCGTTTGCTAAGTTCGGTTCTGACCTTGATGCTTCTACGAAACTGACCATTGAGCGTGGCCGTCGTAACTTGGAAATTCTGAAGCAGGCGCAATTCTCGCCGGTAGCTGTAGAAGAGCAGGTTGCCATGATCTACTGCGCGACAAACGGTTTGCTGGATGAGGTTCCGGTTTCTGAAGTAAGAGCGTTTGAAGGAGAATACCTGCGCGCCCTGCGTGCCCAGCACAGAGATGTACTGGACGGCCTGAGAGCAGGTAAACTGGACGATCAGATCACCGGCACATTGAGGCAGGTGGCAAAAGAGACGTCAGCAAAATACAGAAAATAG